From one Streptomyces sp. Q6 genomic stretch:
- a CDS encoding glycosyltransferase, with the protein MTAARDLFLVANTTDELGGVTAWTHQMARLFRSAGHRVHVIGVHESDLKMAVPEAPDYPVTALYATHPPTPRPLRGVRRFSVPARRRESRRIAAKKQAVARLDALLGPAPAGSVVVVTQVWPMEWLREIDTSHLKVIGMSHESFAYSRACHRYHWVKRHYPHVDRWLALTREDADLWTAEGLDNVDVMPNALAHLPAIPSPRTDKVVASIGRLADQKGVDMLLDTWAKVAPLRADWQLHVYGAGADEPQLRSQCAELGLDGSVKWQGRTDDVPAALAASSVFVQSSRGEGFPLALMEAMASAVPCAAFDCAPGVREIVRDGEDGLLAPVGDIDALADRLLRLTGNPRMRDAMGERARVNVQRFSEERVLEMWEDLFALLER; encoded by the coding sequence ATGACCGCGGCCCGCGACCTCTTCCTCGTCGCCAACACCACCGACGAACTCGGCGGCGTCACCGCCTGGACCCATCAGATGGCCCGCTTGTTCCGGTCGGCGGGGCACCGGGTGCACGTCATCGGCGTCCACGAGTCCGACCTGAAGATGGCGGTGCCCGAGGCGCCCGACTACCCCGTCACCGCCCTCTACGCGACGCATCCGCCGACCCCGCGCCCGCTGCGCGGCGTCCGCCGGTTCAGCGTGCCCGCCCGCCGCCGCGAGTCCCGCCGGATCGCCGCGAAGAAGCAGGCCGTCGCCAGGCTCGACGCCCTCCTCGGCCCGGCCCCGGCCGGCTCCGTGGTCGTCGTCACGCAGGTGTGGCCGATGGAGTGGCTGCGCGAGATCGACACCTCGCACCTGAAGGTCATCGGCATGAGCCACGAGTCGTTCGCGTACTCCCGCGCCTGCCACCGCTACCACTGGGTCAAGCGGCACTACCCGCACGTGGACCGCTGGCTGGCGCTGACCCGGGAGGACGCCGACCTCTGGACCGCCGAGGGCCTGGACAACGTGGACGTCATGCCCAACGCCCTCGCCCACCTCCCCGCGATCCCGTCACCGCGCACCGACAAGGTCGTCGCCTCCATCGGCCGCCTCGCCGACCAGAAGGGCGTCGACATGCTCCTCGACACCTGGGCGAAGGTCGCGCCGCTCCGCGCCGACTGGCAGCTGCACGTCTACGGGGCGGGCGCCGACGAGCCACAACTGCGCAGCCAGTGCGCGGAGTTGGGGCTCGACGGGTCGGTGAAGTGGCAGGGCCGCACGGACGACGTGCCCGCCGCCCTCGCCGCCTCCTCCGTGTTCGTGCAGTCCTCCCGCGGCGAGGGCTTCCCGCTCGCCCTCATGGAGGCGATGGCCAGCGCCGTCCCGTGCGCCGCGTTCGACTGCGCCCCCGGCGTCCGGGAGATCGTCCGCGACGGCGAGGACGGCCTGCTCGCCCCGGTCGGCGACATCGACGCCCTCGCCGACCGCCTGCTCCGCCTCACCGGCAACCCGCGCATGCGCGACGCCATGGGGGAGCGGGCCCGGGTGAACGTCCAGCGCTTCTCCGAGGAGCGGGTCCTGGAGATGTGGGAGGACCTGTTCGCCCTGCTGGAGCGGTAG